The following proteins are co-located in the Perognathus longimembris pacificus isolate PPM17 chromosome 25, ASM2315922v1, whole genome shotgun sequence genome:
- the LOC125341977 gene encoding olfactory receptor 2Y1-like: protein MGRLNTSLDDGFILVAFSDWPQLEFLLFVFISIFYSLTLLGNTTIIILSRLDLRLRTPMYFFLSHLSFLDLCYTTSTVPQLLVNLSGLDKTISYGRCVAQLIIFLSLGGTECMLLVVMAFDRYAAVCRPLHYTTIMHPVLCQTLATVSWGGGVLNSLIQTGLMMAIPLCGHQLNHFICELPVLLKLACEDTGGIEAKMFVARIIMIAMPAALILGSYAHIARAMMKVKSTAGRKKAFGTCGSHLVVVSLFYGSAMYTYLQPRESYSENEGKFVALFYTIITPMLNPLIYTLRNKDVKGALWKVLERGRTVG, encoded by the coding sequence ATGGGAAGACTCAACACTAGTTTAGATGATGGCTTCATTTTGGTGGCCTTCTCAGATTGGCCTCAACTGGAATTTCTCCTTTTtgtcttcatttccattttttactCCCTAACGCTCCTCGGcaacaccaccatcatcattCTGTCTCGATTAGACCTTCGACTGCGcacacccatgtacttcttcctctctcatctctcctTCTTGGATCTCTGCTATACCACCAGCACCGTGCCCCAGCTTCTGGTTAATCTTTCTGGACTTGATAAGACCATCAGCTATGGAAGGTGTGTAGCACAGCTTATCATATTTCTCTCCTTGGGTGGGACTGAGTGCATGCTCCTGGTGGTGATGGCCTTTGACCGCTATGCCGCCGTGTGCCGACCACTGCACTACACCACCATCATGCATCCTGTTCTCTGCCAGACACTGGCGACTGtttcctgggggggaggggtcttgAACTCACTGATTCAGACTGGCCTCATGATGGCCATCCCCCTCTGTGGCCATCAACTGAATCACTTCATCTGTGAGCTCCCTGTCCTCCTGAAGCTGGCTTGTGAGGACACGGGAGGAATAGAGGCCAAGATGTTTGTGGCTCGAATCATTATGATTGCCATGCCTGCAGCTTTAATTCTAGGCTCCTATGCACACATTGCCAGGGCAATGATGAAAGTCAAGTCAACGGCCGGACGAAAAAAGGCTTTTGGGACTTGTGGGTCCCACCTTGTGGTTGTTTCTCTCTTCTATGGCTCAGCCATGTACACCTACTTACAACCCAGGGAAAGTTATTCTGAGAATGAGGGGAAGTTTGTTGCCCTTTTTTATACTATAATTACTCCCATGCTCAACCCTCTGATTTATACTCTGAGAAACAAGGATGTGAAGGGGGCTCTGTGGAAGGTACTAGAGAGAGGCAGAACTGTAGggtag